The proteins below come from a single Limosilactobacillus reuteri genomic window:
- a CDS encoding VOC family protein produces MKMRRIDHIVLTVTDLEQSMRFYHEVFDMPVIKEQSNDDLITMRCGHQLIRLQKIDRPTTLKAADPTIGSADLCLVAGDSIDDIVHHLNSYYIDIIAGPIVKQGAEGEMTSLYVYDPDNNLIEIAVYKNK; encoded by the coding sequence ATGAAAATGCGACGAATTGATCACATTGTTTTAACTGTAACTGATTTAGAGCAATCAATGCGCTTTTATCACGAAGTATTTGATATGCCAGTGATTAAAGAACAAAGTAATGATGACTTAATTACAATGCGGTGTGGGCATCAGTTAATCCGTTTACAAAAAATTGACCGACCAACTACTTTAAAGGCAGCTGATCCGACAATTGGTTCTGCTGACTTATGTTTAGTTGCCGGAGATAGTATTGACGATATTGTTCACCATCTTAATAGCTATTATATTGATATAATTGCTGGACCAATTGTAAAACAAGGGGCGGAAGGCGAAATGACCTCGCTTTACGTTTATGATCCAGATAATAATCTGATTGAAATTGCAGTATATAAGAATAAATAA